A region of Streptomyces cinnamoneus DNA encodes the following proteins:
- the gltB gene encoding glutamate synthase large subunit, with translation MRHASHPAPQGMYDPRNEHDACGVGFVATLTGEASHALVEQALTVLRNMEHRGATGSDPDSGDGAGILMQVPDAFLRESVDFALPEAGAYAVGIGFLPADDREAAAAVSQIETIAAEEGLAVLGWREVPVAPELLGAGARATMPAFRQLFVADADGEVSGLALDRKAFVLRKRAEREADTYFPSLSGRTIVYKGMLTTGQLEPFFPDLSDRRCATAIALVHSRFSTNTFPSWPLAHPYRFVAHNGEINTVKGNRNWMRARESQLASTLFGEGENLERLFPVCTPDASDSASFDEVLELLHLGGRSLPHSVLMMIPEAWENHASMDPARRAFYQYHSTLMEPWDGPACVTFTDGTLVGAVLDRNGLRPGRYWVTDDGLVVLSSEVGVLDIDPAKVVRKGRLQPGKMFLVDTEGHRIIEDDEIKAALAAEQPYQEWLEAGLIDLADLPEREHIVHTHASVTRRQQTFGYTEEELRVILAPMAKSGAEPIGSMGTDSPIAALSERPRLLFDYFTQLFAQVTNPPLDAIREELVTSLISSLGPQRNLLEPTAASCRSVTLPFPVIDNDELAKLIHINADGDLPGLKAVTLSGLYRVAGGGEALAARLAAMCAEADAAIEGGARLIVLSDRHSDAEHAPIPSLLLTSAIHHHLIRTKQRTQVGLLVEAGDVREVHHVALLIGYGAAAVNPYLAMESVEDLVRAGTFLPDTAPEDAIRNLIKALGKGVLKVMSKMGISTVASYRGAQVFEAVGLDEGFVATYFQGTATKIGGVGLDVVAQEVAARHAKAYPATGIPATHRRLDIGGEYQWRREGEPHLFDPDTVFRLQHSTRARRYDIFKQYTQRVDEQSERLMTLRGLFSFTSDRPSVPLDEVEPVSEIVKRFSTGAMSYGSISQEAHETLAIAMNRLGAKSNTGEGGEDPERLYDPTRRSSIKQVASGRFGVTSEYLVNSDDIQIKMAQGAKPGEGGQLPGHKVYPWVAKTRHSTPGVGLISPPPHHDIYSIEDLAQLIHDLKNANPAARIHVKLVSEVGVGTVAAGVSKAHADVVLISGHDGGTGASPLTSLKHAGGPWELGLAETQQTLLLNGLRDRIVVQTDGQLKTGRDVVVAALLGAEEFGFATAPLVVSGCVMMRVCHLDTCPVGIATQNPVLRERFNGKAEFVVNFFEFIAEEVREILAELGFRTLEEAVGHTELLDTGRAVGHWKAQGLDLAPLLHVPDLPAGAARHRTTAQDHGLAKALDNQLIKLAADALDTVGAEEAQPVRAHLPIRNINRTVGTMLGHEVTKKYGGAGLPDDTIDITFTGSAGQSFGAFLPHGVTLRLEGDANDYVGKGLSGGRIVVRPDRGADHLAEYSTIAGNTLAYGATGGEMFLRGSVGERFCVRNSGATVVSEGVGDHGCEYMTGGKAVVLGPTGRNFAAGMSGGVAYVVDLDTDNVNKELAGAVEALDDADRRWLHGVVRRHHEETASTVAAALLADWDTAATRFRKVIPATYKAVLAAKDAAERAGLTETETHQKMMEAATHG, from the coding sequence ATGCGCCACGCATCCCACCCCGCCCCGCAGGGGATGTACGACCCTCGCAACGAGCACGACGCCTGTGGCGTGGGATTCGTAGCGACTCTCACCGGCGAGGCGAGCCACGCGCTCGTCGAGCAGGCGCTCACCGTTCTGCGCAACATGGAGCACCGCGGCGCCACCGGCTCGGACCCCGACTCGGGGGACGGCGCCGGCATCCTGATGCAGGTCCCGGACGCGTTCCTCCGCGAGAGTGTGGACTTCGCCCTCCCCGAGGCCGGCGCCTACGCCGTGGGCATCGGCTTCCTCCCGGCGGACGACCGGGAAGCGGCCGCCGCCGTCTCGCAGATCGAGACGATCGCCGCCGAAGAGGGCCTGGCCGTCCTCGGCTGGCGCGAGGTCCCCGTCGCCCCCGAGCTGCTGGGCGCCGGCGCCCGCGCCACCATGCCGGCCTTCCGGCAACTGTTCGTCGCGGACGCCGACGGCGAGGTGTCCGGCCTCGCCCTCGACCGCAAGGCCTTCGTCCTGCGCAAGCGCGCCGAGCGGGAGGCGGACACCTACTTCCCGTCCCTGTCCGGCCGGACGATCGTCTACAAGGGCATGCTGACCACCGGGCAGCTGGAGCCGTTCTTCCCGGACCTCTCCGACCGCCGGTGCGCCACCGCCATCGCGCTGGTCCACTCCCGCTTCTCCACCAACACCTTCCCCAGCTGGCCGCTGGCCCACCCGTACCGCTTCGTCGCCCACAACGGCGAGATCAACACGGTCAAGGGCAACCGCAACTGGATGCGCGCCCGCGAGTCCCAGCTGGCGAGCACGCTGTTCGGGGAGGGCGAGAACCTGGAGCGCCTCTTCCCCGTCTGCACCCCCGACGCCTCCGACTCCGCCTCCTTCGACGAGGTCCTGGAGCTGCTCCACCTCGGCGGGCGTTCCCTGCCGCACAGCGTGCTGATGATGATCCCCGAGGCATGGGAGAACCACGCCTCCATGGATCCCGCCCGGCGCGCCTTCTACCAGTACCACTCCACACTGATGGAGCCCTGGGACGGCCCCGCCTGCGTCACCTTCACCGACGGCACCCTCGTCGGCGCCGTTCTCGACCGCAACGGCCTGCGCCCCGGCCGCTACTGGGTCACCGACGACGGCCTGGTCGTGCTCTCCTCCGAGGTCGGCGTCCTGGACATCGACCCCGCCAAGGTCGTCCGCAAGGGCCGGTTGCAGCCCGGCAAGATGTTCCTCGTCGACACCGAGGGCCACCGCATCATCGAGGACGACGAGATCAAGGCCGCCCTCGCCGCCGAGCAGCCCTACCAGGAGTGGCTGGAGGCCGGGCTGATCGACCTGGCGGACCTCCCCGAGCGCGAGCACATCGTGCACACCCACGCCTCGGTCACCCGCCGCCAGCAGACCTTCGGCTACACCGAGGAGGAGCTGCGCGTCATCCTCGCCCCGATGGCGAAGTCCGGGGCCGAGCCGATCGGCTCGATGGGCACCGATTCCCCCATCGCCGCGCTCTCCGAGCGGCCCCGCCTGCTCTTCGACTACTTCACCCAGCTGTTCGCGCAGGTCACCAACCCGCCGCTGGACGCCATCCGCGAGGAGCTCGTCACCTCGCTGATCTCCTCCCTCGGCCCCCAGCGCAACCTGCTGGAGCCGACCGCCGCGTCCTGCCGCAGCGTCACCCTGCCGTTCCCGGTGATCGACAACGACGAGCTGGCCAAGCTCATCCACATCAACGCCGACGGCGACCTGCCGGGCCTGAAGGCCGTGACCCTCTCCGGCCTGTACCGGGTCGCAGGCGGCGGCGAGGCGCTCGCCGCCCGCCTCGCGGCCATGTGCGCCGAGGCCGACGCCGCCATCGAGGGCGGCGCCCGCCTCATCGTGCTCTCCGACCGGCACTCCGACGCCGAGCACGCCCCCATCCCGTCCCTGCTGCTGACCTCCGCCATCCACCACCACCTCATCCGCACCAAGCAGCGCACCCAGGTGGGGCTGCTGGTCGAGGCCGGCGACGTCCGCGAGGTCCACCACGTCGCGCTGCTCATCGGTTACGGCGCGGCCGCCGTGAACCCCTACCTCGCGATGGAGTCCGTCGAGGACCTCGTCCGCGCGGGCACGTTCCTGCCGGACACCGCCCCCGAGGACGCCATCCGCAACCTCATCAAGGCGCTCGGCAAGGGCGTCCTGAAGGTCATGTCCAAGATGGGCATCTCCACCGTCGCCTCCTACCGCGGCGCCCAGGTCTTCGAGGCCGTCGGCCTGGACGAGGGATTCGTCGCCACCTACTTCCAGGGCACCGCCACCAAGATCGGTGGCGTCGGGCTGGACGTCGTCGCCCAGGAGGTCGCGGCGCGGCACGCCAAGGCCTACCCCGCCACCGGCATCCCCGCCACCCACCGCCGCCTCGACATAGGCGGCGAGTACCAGTGGCGCCGCGAGGGCGAACCCCACCTGTTCGACCCCGACACCGTCTTCCGGCTCCAGCACTCCACCCGTGCCCGCCGCTACGACATCTTCAAGCAGTACACCCAGCGCGTCGACGAGCAGTCCGAGCGCCTGATGACGCTGCGCGGCCTGTTCTCCTTCACGAGCGACCGCCCCTCGGTCCCCCTCGACGAGGTCGAGCCCGTCAGCGAGATCGTCAAGCGCTTCTCCACCGGCGCCATGTCCTACGGGTCCATCTCGCAGGAGGCCCACGAGACCCTCGCCATCGCCATGAACCGGCTGGGCGCCAAGTCCAACACCGGTGAGGGCGGCGAGGACCCCGAGCGTCTCTACGACCCCACCCGGCGCTCCAGCATCAAGCAGGTGGCGTCCGGCCGCTTCGGCGTGACCAGCGAGTACCTGGTCAACTCCGACGACATCCAGATCAAGATGGCCCAGGGCGCCAAGCCCGGCGAAGGCGGCCAGCTGCCCGGACACAAGGTCTACCCCTGGGTCGCGAAGACCCGGCACTCCACCCCCGGCGTCGGCCTGATCTCGCCGCCCCCGCACCACGACATCTACTCCATCGAGGACCTCGCCCAGCTCATCCACGACCTCAAGAACGCCAACCCCGCGGCCCGCATCCACGTGAAGCTGGTCTCGGAGGTCGGCGTCGGCACGGTCGCGGCGGGCGTCTCCAAGGCCCACGCCGACGTCGTCCTCATCTCCGGCCACGACGGCGGCACCGGCGCCTCGCCCCTGACGTCCCTCAAGCACGCGGGCGGCCCCTGGGAGCTGGGCCTGGCCGAGACCCAGCAGACCCTGCTGCTCAACGGGCTGCGCGACCGCATCGTCGTCCAGACCGACGGTCAGCTCAAGACCGGCCGCGACGTGGTCGTCGCCGCCCTCCTCGGCGCCGAGGAGTTCGGCTTCGCCACCGCGCCCCTCGTCGTCTCGGGCTGCGTCATGATGCGCGTCTGCCACCTGGACACCTGCCCGGTCGGCATCGCCACCCAGAACCCCGTCCTGCGCGAACGCTTCAACGGCAAGGCCGAGTTCGTCGTCAACTTCTTCGAGTTCATCGCCGAGGAGGTCCGCGAGATCCTCGCCGAGCTGGGCTTCCGCACCCTCGAGGAGGCCGTCGGCCACACCGAACTCCTCGACACCGGCCGGGCCGTCGGCCACTGGAAGGCCCAGGGCCTCGACCTCGCCCCCCTGCTGCACGTGCCGGACCTGCCCGCCGGGGCCGCCCGCCACCGCACCACCGCACAGGACCACGGCCTGGCCAAGGCGCTCGACAACCAGCTGATCAAGCTCGCCGCCGACGCCCTCGACACCGTCGGCGCCGAGGAGGCCCAGCCGGTCCGCGCCCACCTGCCCATCCGCAACATCAACCGCACGGTCGGCACCATGCTCGGCCACGAGGTGACCAAGAAGTACGGCGGCGCCGGGCTCCCCGACGACACCATCGACATCACCTTCACCGGCTCCGCGGGCCAGTCCTTCGGCGCCTTCCTGCCGCACGGCGTCACCCTGCGCCTGGAGGGCGACGCCAACGACTACGTCGGCAAGGGCCTCTCCGGCGGCCGGATCGTCGTCCGCCCCGACCGCGGCGCCGACCACCTCGCCGAGTACTCCACCATCGCCGGCAACACCCTCGCCTACGGCGCCACCGGCGGCGAGATGTTCCTGCGCGGCAGCGTCGGCGAACGGTTCTGCGTCCGCAACTCCGGCGCCACCGTCGTCTCCGAGGGCGTCGGCGACCACGGCTGCGAGTACATGACCGGCGGCAAGGCCGTCGTCCTCGGCCCCACCGGCCGCAACTTCGCAGCCGGCATGTCCGGCGGCGTCGCCTACGTCGTCGACCTCGACACCGACAACGTCAACAAGGAACTGGCCGGCGCCGTCGAAGCACTCGACGACGCCGACCGGCGGTGGCTGCACGGCGTGGTGCGCCGCCACCACGAGGAGACCGCCTCCACCGTCGCGGCGGCCCTCCTCGCCGACTGGGACACGGCCGCGACCCGCTTCCGCAAGGTCATCCCGGCCACGTACAAGGCAGTGCTCGCCGCCAAGGACGCCGCCGAGCGAGCCGGTCTGACCGAGACCGAGACCCACCAGAAGATGATGGAGGCGGCGACCCATGGCTGA
- a CDS encoding VIT1/CCC1 transporter family protein — translation MAVLDTAAATHVAHRDNHTHRDVNGGWLRPAVFGAMDGLVSNVALMTGVAGGTASADAIVIAGLAGLAAGAFSMAAGEYTSVASQRELVLAELDVERRELRKHPADELEELAALYESRGVEPKLAREVARQLSKDPEQALEIHAREELGIDPADLPSPTVAAVSSFGSFALGALLPVLPYLLGATQLWPAVLLALLGLFACGAVVARVTARTWWFSGLRQLLLGGAAAGVTYLLGIAFGTAVG, via the coding sequence ATGGCTGTCCTCGATACGGCAGCGGCCACGCACGTAGCCCACCGCGACAACCACACGCACCGCGATGTGAACGGCGGCTGGCTGCGACCCGCGGTGTTCGGCGCCATGGACGGGCTGGTCTCCAACGTGGCCCTGATGACCGGCGTCGCCGGGGGCACGGCCTCCGCCGACGCGATCGTCATCGCCGGTCTGGCCGGCCTCGCCGCCGGCGCCTTCTCGATGGCCGCCGGCGAGTACACCTCCGTCGCCTCGCAGCGCGAGCTCGTGCTGGCCGAGCTGGACGTGGAGCGGCGCGAGCTGCGCAAGCACCCGGCGGACGAGCTGGAGGAGCTCGCGGCGCTGTACGAGTCCCGCGGCGTCGAGCCCAAGCTGGCGCGCGAGGTCGCCCGGCAGCTGTCGAAGGATCCGGAGCAGGCGCTGGAGATCCACGCCCGTGAGGAGCTGGGCATCGACCCGGCCGACCTGCCCTCGCCCACCGTCGCGGCCGTCTCCTCCTTCGGTTCGTTCGCGCTGGGCGCCCTGCTGCCCGTGCTGCCGTACCTCCTCGGCGCCACCCAGCTGTGGCCGGCCGTCCTGCTGGCGCTGCTCGGACTGTTCGCCTGCGGGGCCGTCGTGGCCCGCGTGACGGCCCGGACGTGGTGGTTCAGCGGGCTGCGGCAGCTGCTGCTCGGCGGGGCCGCGGCGGGTGTGACGTATCTCCTCGGTATTGCCTTCGGCACCGCCGTGGGGTAA
- the lgt gene encoding prolipoprotein diacylglyceryl transferase — protein MELAYIPSPSTGVIHLGPVPLRGYAFCIIIGVFVAVWLSNKRWIARGGRAGTVADIAVWAVPFGLVGGRLYHVITDYELYFGSGRNWVNAFKIWEGGLGIWGAVALGAVGAWIGCRRRGIPLPAWADAVAPGLAVAQAIGRWGNWFNQELYGKATDLPWALKIDANPAIGRVGGTYHPTFLYESLWCLGVAALVIWADRRFKLGHGRAFAVYVAAYTVGRFWTEYLRVDEAHHVLGLRLNGWTSILLFLAAVAYIVISTKRVPGRELVVEPAAEVEVADGKAKPEDAEPAAAGDAKPGTDKQAKPGTAKPAPDAKPGTAKSGTKKL, from the coding sequence ATGGAACTCGCATACATTCCCAGCCCGTCGACCGGCGTGATCCACCTCGGGCCGGTCCCGCTGCGCGGCTATGCCTTCTGCATCATCATCGGCGTCTTCGTCGCCGTCTGGCTCAGCAACAAGCGCTGGATCGCACGGGGCGGCCGGGCCGGGACGGTCGCGGACATCGCCGTGTGGGCGGTGCCGTTCGGGCTCGTCGGCGGCCGGCTGTACCACGTGATCACCGACTACGAGCTGTACTTCGGGTCGGGCCGGAACTGGGTCAACGCCTTCAAGATCTGGGAAGGCGGACTGGGCATCTGGGGGGCCGTCGCGCTCGGCGCCGTCGGTGCCTGGATCGGCTGTCGCCGTCGCGGCATCCCGCTGCCCGCGTGGGCCGACGCCGTCGCGCCCGGGCTCGCCGTCGCGCAGGCCATCGGGCGCTGGGGCAACTGGTTCAACCAGGAGCTGTACGGCAAGGCCACCGACCTCCCCTGGGCGCTGAAGATCGACGCCAACCCCGCCATCGGCCGCGTCGGGGGCACGTACCACCCCACGTTCCTGTACGAGTCGCTGTGGTGCCTCGGCGTCGCGGCGCTCGTCATCTGGGCCGACCGGCGGTTCAAGCTGGGGCACGGCCGTGCCTTCGCGGTGTACGTCGCCGCGTACACCGTGGGGCGCTTCTGGACCGAGTACCTGCGCGTCGACGAGGCCCACCACGTCCTGGGCCTGCGGCTCAACGGCTGGACGTCGATCCTGCTCTTCCTCGCCGCCGTCGCGTACATCGTGATCTCCACCAAGCGCGTCCCCGGCCGGGAGCTCGTCGTCGAGCCGGCCGCCGAGGTGGAGGTGGCCGACGGGAAGGCGAAGCCGGAAGACGCCGAGCCCGCCGCCGCGGGCGACGCGAAGCCCGGAACGGACAAGCAGGCGAAGCCCGGCACGGCGAAGCCCGCCCCCGACGCGAAGCCCGGCACCGCGAAGTCCGGCACCAAGAAGCTCTGA
- a CDS encoding helix-turn-helix domain-containing protein — MSDFADLARRALRDNGYSMGAAARAINYDLSYLSRVLNGKQQPSPKLAEALDQLVGAGGALSAVVLSADDRSRVSRSVERPSRLDAGTVEALGGVLAAYRRLDDALRPEAVIPATLTHVKDVTRMLKDARGPRRDQLTAVASEFAQFAGWMLAQVRRDDEAVSMLTQALELADSIEDGTLAAQALNFRGYLARQQGRQQGVARWFAAAAGTPGAHPAQRLGDLLQSAAGLAALGERDQALRAVEQAERLSDVAAAVPPPETAYWLTPEFNRLNMGLCTLALGRYDEAVDHISVGLAGLPEEQRGAAWTQEHRDALRRALAAR, encoded by the coding sequence GTGAGCGACTTCGCTGATCTGGCCCGCCGTGCCCTGCGGGACAACGGCTATTCCATGGGTGCCGCAGCTCGGGCGATCAACTACGACCTCTCCTACCTCTCCCGCGTGCTGAACGGGAAGCAACAGCCGTCCCCGAAGCTGGCTGAGGCGTTGGACCAGCTCGTAGGGGCCGGAGGTGCGCTGTCCGCAGTGGTGCTGAGCGCCGACGACCGTTCGCGGGTCTCGCGCAGCGTTGAGCGGCCATCCCGTCTGGACGCGGGAACGGTGGAGGCGCTGGGCGGTGTGCTGGCCGCCTACCGGCGCCTGGACGACGCCCTTCGCCCCGAGGCGGTCATCCCGGCCACCCTTACACACGTCAAGGACGTGACCCGCATGCTCAAGGACGCGCGCGGACCCCGCCGGGACCAGCTCACAGCCGTGGCGTCGGAGTTCGCCCAGTTCGCCGGGTGGATGCTGGCTCAGGTGCGCCGCGACGACGAAGCCGTGTCGATGCTGACCCAGGCACTGGAGCTCGCGGACTCGATCGAGGACGGCACCCTCGCCGCACAGGCGCTGAACTTCCGCGGCTATCTCGCCCGCCAGCAAGGAAGACAGCAAGGCGTCGCCAGGTGGTTCGCCGCGGCCGCCGGCACTCCGGGTGCCCACCCCGCTCAGCGCCTGGGCGATCTACTCCAGTCGGCCGCCGGGCTGGCGGCTCTCGGCGAGAGAGATCAGGCGCTGCGCGCCGTGGAGCAAGCCGAGCGGTTGTCGGACGTGGCCGCCGCCGTGCCGCCGCCTGAGACCGCCTACTGGCTCACGCCGGAGTTCAACCGACTGAACATGGGCCTGTGCACCCTTGCACTGGGGCGCTACGACGAGGCCGTCGATCACATCTCTGTGGGACTCGCGGGCCTGCCTGAGGAGCAGCGGGGCGCTGCCTGGACGCAGGAGCACCGGGACGCCCTGCGGAGAGCGCTGGCGGCTCGCTGA
- a CDS encoding SMI1/KNR4 family protein — MSDLMEVDGLQEMIAQLVEKRAREVAEEPGAYSLIQLRPSATEEQLAELQSVVGQALEPRYREFLSVSDGLDNFYFEMPILGCQDWPESAALIRAQSFLELILDMGTLEDEGLPSTSRLVPVSVDEDETNGIFMIDTLGATQDRFWWVGEGSSLLFPDFAAVMAYVIDPAGYLLR, encoded by the coding sequence GTGTCCGATTTGATGGAGGTGGATGGGTTGCAGGAAATGATCGCGCAACTTGTTGAGAAGCGTGCTCGCGAGGTTGCCGAGGAGCCAGGTGCTTACAGCTTGATCCAGCTGCGTCCGTCAGCAACGGAAGAGCAGTTGGCAGAACTGCAAAGTGTAGTTGGGCAGGCGCTGGAGCCGAGATATCGGGAATTTCTCTCGGTGAGCGACGGGCTGGATAACTTCTACTTCGAGATGCCAATTCTCGGGTGTCAGGACTGGCCTGAGAGTGCGGCCCTGATTCGTGCTCAATCATTTCTTGAGCTAATCCTCGACATGGGGACGCTGGAAGATGAGGGTCTGCCGTCCACCAGCAGGCTTGTTCCCGTATCGGTCGATGAAGATGAGACCAACGGGATCTTCATGATCGACACTCTGGGTGCGACGCAGGACCGCTTTTGGTGGGTAGGTGAAGGCTCAAGCCTGCTATTCCCTGACTTCGCAGCCGTGATGGCGTACGTGATCGATCCCGCTGGCTATCTCTTGCGATAG
- a CDS encoding RHS repeat domain-containing protein — translation MTSRTDKSGTSTYGYDAAGRLNRTEDAVTGGQTTTAYDAAGRVLQEQYATKPAGSTDWQLGAKRGYGYDQLGRLTESKVTSADGTAQVMSNTYDYDLNNRLTKKTTSGISGAGTEAYAYDKSGRMTSWTSDGKTTTYAWDDAGNRVKAGDVPATFDEANRLLTDGAGRYGYTPRGTLSSVDTGSGKRSLTHDAFERRIADGDTRFTYDSLDRVSRNGDTAFTYDGGSNNLVSDGSSTYSRSPGGALLGSTDGTTRQRAVTDQHTDVVAGLSPDGTKVVGSTAYDPFGSVRAKSGSRSSLGFQSGWTDPSSGDVNMAARWYQPGTGRFASRDTWQLDASPSVQANRFVYGNASPLNGTDPSGHCFWDACAAELIAGAAAYGAYTTCVQYCGGLTSSLSDAVDWTRDRWNDWASDDTDSGTNEWTFELGGRIVGSIVRDYSIVRGIWRSVRSIPRSWDVDEDEGGWGGGGYDGGCIRCDGGSGGPVGTPLRNPRGTRKRHVQPPRPPRPKIDQNPNNGKNPKPAPKRPAPKPDWDPGGGWKPGDVVNTVITAANILDLFNGDSYDPDREPGAAPRSAPGADPSRGGRLNGDQDDDDVDCTKLLEMDTVSKGMSGPVCFRAPSGATAAQIEELKDHIAAINAIPGYWSPKGRVSPPKEFVGNKTLSAVATEYLVNHKKELKGTPYEYRTGQAAGHLPDTTWSGKEKPYCWHQQDGRVNSTVGSYANKYPVGYKPTGFYYAGVRNDPSTYTTEYESGSVSVGSYGLCSISRLP, via the coding sequence ATGACGTCCCGGACGGACAAGTCCGGCACGTCGACGTACGGCTACGACGCCGCGGGTCGTCTGAACCGCACCGAGGACGCCGTGACCGGCGGCCAGACGACGACGGCCTACGACGCCGCCGGCCGCGTGCTGCAGGAGCAGTACGCGACCAAGCCCGCGGGCTCGACCGACTGGCAGCTCGGCGCGAAGCGGGGCTACGGCTACGACCAGCTCGGCCGCCTGACCGAGTCCAAGGTCACCAGTGCGGACGGCACCGCGCAGGTCATGTCGAACACCTATGACTACGACCTGAACAACCGTCTGACGAAGAAGACCACCAGCGGAATCTCGGGTGCCGGAACGGAGGCCTACGCGTACGACAAGTCCGGCCGCATGACGTCCTGGACGAGCGACGGAAAGACCACGACCTACGCGTGGGACGACGCGGGCAACCGGGTCAAGGCCGGTGACGTCCCCGCCACCTTCGACGAGGCCAACCGCCTGCTCACGGACGGCGCCGGTCGCTACGGCTACACGCCGCGCGGCACGCTCTCGTCGGTCGACACGGGAAGCGGCAAGCGCTCGCTGACCCATGACGCCTTCGAGCGCCGCATCGCCGACGGCGACACCAGGTTCACGTACGACTCGCTCGACCGGGTGAGCCGCAACGGTGACACCGCCTTCACGTACGACGGCGGCTCCAACAACCTGGTCTCGGACGGTTCGAGCACGTACAGCCGGAGCCCCGGCGGTGCGCTGCTGGGCAGCACGGACGGCACGACCAGGCAGCGGGCGGTGACCGACCAGCACACGGACGTGGTGGCCGGCCTGTCGCCCGACGGCACGAAGGTCGTGGGCTCCACGGCCTACGACCCGTTCGGTTCGGTGCGGGCCAAGTCCGGTTCGCGCTCGTCACTGGGCTTCCAGTCCGGCTGGACGGACCCGTCGAGCGGCGACGTCAACATGGCGGCGCGCTGGTACCAGCCGGGCACGGGCCGTTTTGCCTCGCGTGACACGTGGCAGCTGGACGCTTCGCCGTCGGTTCAGGCGAACCGGTTCGTTTACGGGAACGCGTCGCCGCTGAACGGGACGGACCCCTCGGGGCACTGCTTCTGGGATGCATGTGCGGCCGAACTGATTGCTGGAGCAGCTGCATACGGCGCCTACACGACCTGCGTTCAGTACTGCGGCGGCCTGACGAGCAGTCTGAGTGACGCTGTGGACTGGACCCGGGACCGTTGGAACGATTGGGCATCCGACGACACTGATAGCGGTACGAACGAATGGACCTTCGAACTGGGCGGGAGGATCGTCGGCAGCATAGTCCGGGATTACAGCATCGTTCGCGGTATCTGGCGGTCCGTCAGGTCCATTCCTCGTTCTTGGGATGTCGATGAGGACGAAGGTGGATGGGGAGGAGGCGGATACGACGGCGGATGCATCCGGTGTGATGGCGGTTCGGGCGGGCCGGTCGGCACTCCTCTCCGCAACCCGCGGGGAACACGCAAGCGGCATGTGCAACCTCCCCGCCCCCCGCGCCCGAAGATCGACCAGAACCCCAACAACGGCAAGAACCCGAAGCCGGCCCCGAAGCGACCGGCACCGAAGCCGGACTGGGATCCCGGCGGGGGCTGGAAGCCCGGCGACGTGGTCAACACGGTCATCACCGCCGCGAACATTCTCGACCTGTTCAACGGCGACTCGTACGATCCGGATCGGGAGCCGGGAGCTGCCCCTCGGTCGGCACCGGGCGCGGATCCCTCTCGCGGGGGTCGCCTGAACGGTGACCAGGACGACGACGATGTGGACTGCACGAAGCTCCTTGAGATGGACACCGTGTCAAAGGGTATGTCGGGGCCTGTGTGCTTCCGTGCTCCCAGCGGTGCCACGGCTGCTCAGATAGAAGAGCTGAAGGATCATATAGCCGCGATCAACGCAATTCCCGGCTACTGGTCCCCGAAGGGGCGGGTGTCCCCCCCTAAAGAGTTTGTCGGCAACAAGACGCTCAGTGCGGTCGCGACAGAATACCTGGTGAATCATAAAAAGGAACTGAAGGGAACCCCGTACGAGTATCGGACGGGGCAGGCTGCAGGGCACCTTCCAGATACGACATGGTCTGGGAAGGAGAAGCCGTACTGTTGGCACCAGCAGGATGGACGCGTTAATTCCACGGTCGGTTCGTATGCGAACAAGTATCCGGTGGGGTACAAGCCAACTGGCTTTTACTATGCGGGAGTGCGAAATGATCCCAGTACGTACACGACGGAATACGAATCCGGCTCAGTGTCCGTGGGTTCTTATGGACTCTGTAGCATCAGCAGGCTCCCCTGA